TATTTGAGATTAGAAAATAGATCAAATTAATCGTGAAGATACTCAAAGGTATAAATATGAATTTTTTAGTAGTTATCAATCTAGGTGAATATTGTTCATGAACATCCCTTATTTTGGTGAGATACTCTCTCTTATTTGTGCAATCGTATGGGCTGCAGCGATCATGTTTTTCCGTAAAAGCGGGGAAACAACAAAACCCTTTGCACTTAATTTTTTCAAAAATACTGTTGCTTCGATTCTCTTTATTTTGACATCCCTTGTCTTAGGCAAAGAAATTCTAAGATCCGCTCCAATGAACGACTATCTCATTCTCATCGTGAGTGGTGTCGTTGGTATTGCTTTTGCAGACACCATCTATTTCTCAAGCTTAAATATATTAGGAGCTGGTATTTCTACGGTAGTAAATACACTATTCAATCCATTTGTGATAGGGCTTTCATTCATTTTCCTTGGAGAAAAACTGAGCATTATACAATTGATGGGGGCATCGTTGATCATACTTGCAATCGGCATTACTACCATAAGAATATCATCATTTGAGATCACGAAGAAGAAGCTCGCACTCGGTATCTTTCTCGGAGTTCTGTCTGTTCTTGCAATGGCGGGTAGTGTTATTATTGCAAAGCCTATCCTTGATAATTCTCCAATTATCTGGTGTACAGAAATAAGACTTATTGCCGGAACCATTGTTATGGCGATCATTGGATTATTCCATCCTCAAAAAAGATTGATTTTTGGAACACTCAAGCCTTCTAAGGAATGGAAACACATGATTCCCGGAACTTTTCTTGGAGCATATCTTGCAATGGTTATATGGCTCGCTGGTCTCAAGTTTGCGTATGCCAGTGTTGCAACTGCGATTAATCAAACAAGCGTAATATTTGTCTTTATTTTTGCTGCAATATTTTTAAAGGAACGGTTTACATTTCGTAAATTTCTCGGGCTTATTTTATCTTTTGGCGGCATCGTTCTTGTTACGATAGGTTAATGTTGTAATAATCATTTTTAAAGAGAGTGAGGATAGGCATACCATTCTGTCAGGGAATGGTCACTGACATCTCATTTTCCCTCAAACTTTGGCACACTCACAATTTAAAAAAATTAGGATTTGGGATTTCGATATTAAAAAAAAAAGACCCTCGAACCGAAGCCCGAAGGTCTTGTGTATATCAACAATGAGAATTATAATCCGATTTCAACACCAAGATTTATACTGCGGCGAGGTCCGAAGAAGACTTCAGCAGCACTTGCGGTATGAGGATATTTAGGTGTTCCACCTGCACCCCATGAACCCCAACAACTGTAGGCACTGTTATCAGTAGCATCCTGAATATAGATTTCATCTAAGAGATTGAATACATGAGCAAAGAAGGTGAATCTCACACCTTTAACAATTGTGGGAAGGTCATACAACAGATGAAGATCAATTGTGTAGAAGTTTGGAAGTTTCCAGCTCTGTTTTCTGTCATTTGGATCATCTCTATTTTGTGGATTCCATGCACTCCAGAAATCTCTGAAATACTTACCAACGATCTTTGCTTCCAAACCATCTATTGGATACACGGTTGCAGCCAGTGAAAGTTGCGTCTGAGGTTGGTTACCAACCTTGAGATCTTTTACATAAAGGCGAATTGTGTCATTAACTCCACCATATTGCTTAAGTACAGCTTCGATATCATCAGTATATTTCCAGAAGCCTTTTGAAGCATTTAGTTGGAATTTTACAAGATCCATGGGCTGATAACTTGCCTCAAGCTCTACACCCATGTGGCTTGAGTTCAATCCGCTGATGAAGAGAGGTTCTTCTGTTCCGGAAGTATCAGTTTGAACCCATTGTCTATAGACTTGATCTTTCCAAAGTGTGTAATATCCGCCTGTTTTGATATTAAGATCACCATCAAGCCCAACCCAACTGAAACCTGCTTCTCCACTCATGATCTTCTCATTCTTGGGATCTGGTGCTAATGAACCATCACTATCATCAATAACTTCATCAAAGATAGGAGGTTTTGAGATATAACCAGCGTTACCAAAGACACCAAGCTCAGGCATAACGATATAACTTAAACCACCTTTAACCTGGAATCCGGTTATCCAATCGGTTTTTGTTTCCATTTCTTTTGTGGGAGCGTCAGGATCTTTCATGAAATGGTTTGTAAAGGTGTATTTAACCATTGATAAGCCAGCAGATCCAAATGCAGTAAGAGGACCGGCCTTATATTCACCTTGGGCAAATCCAGCTAGCCAGTTGATCGTGTTGGTGTTATTATAGTCGACCTTATCGCCGAGTATCTTGTGATGATCACCTGTATCGAATTCGTCACCATCCCAGTAATAATATTCACCACCAAGAAGATCTCTAACCTCTCTATAGTGTTTAACCTCTGCAGTTCTCCAATCTAAACCAAACAAAGTCTTGAGCTCTTGATTGACTTCATATTCTGCTTTGAGAATTCCACCAATAGTCCATTGAGTATTCACACTGTTACGAAGAATACCCTTTGAACCATCATCATTCGCTTCGTTGTTTGCAATTGTGGCATCCCAGTCAACTCGTCTTGTTGTACCGGAATAATCCCATTTCATACTTCCGAACGTACCAGTACCACCACCTTTTCCGCCAGAATAGTAAACGGTTGAATAGAAGTTCAGTTTATCGGACATCTTACTATACCAGTTAAGATTGACCTGTGGTTTATGGTAGTAGTTCTCAATCTCATTAAGGAATGAGTATGAATATCTTTCATGGCGTTCGCCATCAAAATACTGCTCACCATCATAGGAAGAATTCATAGTATTCCAGTTCTGGTTATACAACCAACCCATGTCATTGAAGGTATCAAGCCATTGTTGAGTTGCATTAGGAGAAAGACCGGACAGTTTCTTTGCTTCTTTATGGCTAAAAGTAGCAATATTCTGAAGATATCTTCTCTGACCATGTCTTTGAGGAGCACCAACAGCATAGAGTTCTAGTCTATTATTGTCATTAATGTTGTAAGCAGAAGCCAGATAGTATGCATAGGCATCCGTCCATGCACCGTTTGCGACACCGTCTCCTTGTTTACGAACGAGTGCAAAACTTAATGCATACTTATCATCAACCATACCGGTATTTCCAACAAGGGTAGTTTTTCTGAAATTGCCTGCACCATATTCCTGCTTAAGATTCACACCAGAAGTCATCTGAGTGGGATCAGTGATAATATTCATGGTGCCACCGATTGATGGTACAGCAAGGTTGACTGCGCTGAGACCTCTCTGGACCTGGATTGATGAAGTTGCATCTGACAATCCATCCCAGTTTGACCAGTAAACCCAGCCATTTTCCATATCATTAACCGGAACACCATTGATCATGATCGCTACGTTTCTCTGATTAAATCCACGAATGTTTACGCGTGCATCACCGGCACCGCCACCCTGATCCGTGGAGTAAACACTTGGAGAACTCTTGAGAACAAGGGGAAGATCGCGAGATCCGAGATCCATAACAATGTCTTCTTTGGGAACATCAGTATATGCAATAGGTGTTGTTGATTCTGCTCGATCAGCAAACACAGTCATGCCTGAAATTCCGATATCTTTGATCATAAGTGTGAAGTTGATGGTGGAAGTTAATCCATCCTTTATCACAACTTCCTTTTTCTGTAATTCATAACCAAGATAGCTTACTGCCACAGTATAGGTACCTTCTGGAATGTTTTTCAGAAGAAACGTACCGTTGTTACGTGTCAGCATACCATACTCAGTTCCTTCTACATAGACATTAGCATCGGCGATCGCATCGCCTGTTTTTTCGTTTGTTACCTTACCAGCAAGATTGCCTGCTCCAGCGGCAAATGCCAGCGAAGTAAACATGAAGAACGAAACTAAGAGAACAATAAGTACTTTTTTCATAGGTGTACTATCCTCCCTGTTTATTAATTTGAATTAACAAAATCCACTCATCCGCCAGCTGGCGGACGAAAACCTATTAATGATATTAACATGCCTGTTTTCGTTCTTTTTCTCAAAGACTTCTTGTTTATATAGAGTACATTTAGATGGATATAGTATTTGTGTGGGTTTCTTATTTTTTAATAACTTCTTTAGCCTTAAGAAATTTTTCAAAGCTTTTACTAAACTCCTTGCTTTTAGTTTAGAAAACTTTCTCGACCTTAGCAATCCGAATAAATGACTGTCAAATTTTTTTTAATAAAATTGCAACAAACGAAATAGAAGAACTTTACGGTAGTTTTCCGCTCAAAGCGTCCTGTTCCTCGTTCTCCCATATTGCCTCTAACTTTCTTCTATATCGCTGCTTACGGAGATATGCAAGTATTAGAAGTATCGGTATAATTATCCAAAACAATCCCAATCCCGAATAAAGTAAAGCCATAATTGTATGAGATGAAATTGATTTTTTCGCTGTTTCCAAAAATGAAGTCACCGACATGCCGAATACTTGCATAAATGAAACATTAAAATCTTCTCCCAAATGCAGTTTATCAATAAATTCATATAATTTCTGAACTCCAAATCTTTTAATTAAATATCTAAAATTGTAATAACTTTGAAGGTAAAAGATCACAACCCGGCTTTTTTGTTCAGGATAATGATATGAATACGACTGAAGTTCCAGCATGTTGCCTTTGAGCGCTTCTGTCACGAAATTCATCTCTCGATTAATGTTCCATTCGTCAGCATAATACTGAACAAAGCCCTCTTCAAACCACAGTGGTAGATGTTTTATTGGGGCAATGGAATGGAGAACGAGATGAAGATATTCATGGGTGATTACTTTATAAAATTCAGTATGAGGAGGAAGTTTTTTGGGATTCATGACAATTATTTTATATAATGATGGAATAGCCATTGCAATACTGTTCTCTGGTAAGTTCCCCTGGGTTATATATTGATCGAATTCTTTCTTTGAATGTGTAAGCACAAGTTGTACAGCAGGTATATCATAGAATCCCACCTCACGATTTACATCTGATACTATCTTTGAAAAATTATCAAGAATGGTTGATGCAACAACTCGATCTTCCTCATTGTAAGAGATGATAACATAGTCATTCTGAATAATCTCAGCAGAAGCTGATGCTACAGTGATTATGCTTAATAAAATTATCAAAATCAATACTGTATAGCGAGTTGTTTTGTTCATTACTAAAAAGGATACAATATTTATATTTCTTGTCCATAATTTCAATATTTATTGACATTTAATATCTGAGAAACAATACTTTCTTAAGGAGCAAAAATGGAAAAAAATATAATCATATTTGGATTAATTTTTATGATATTACCTTGTGTATTGTTTGCAGAAACCACGCTGCAGGTTGTATCTCAGATTGATATCAATAAGTACCTCGGAACATGGTATGAGATAGCACGGTATCCCAATGGTTTTCAAAAAAACTGTGAGCGTTCCTGGGTTAAATATTCTCTCAGGGACGATGGTAATATTGAGGTTTTAAATAGATGTTTTAAATTCGATGGGAACATAAGCAAAATCAAAGGAAAAGCATGGATTTATGAAAAGAATACCAACGCAAAGCTAAAAGTACAGTTCTTCTGGCCATTCTATTCTAATTACTGGATCATCGATATTGGTGATACCTATGAATATGCTGTTGTAAGTGAACCTAAAAGGAAATTTCTCTGGATATTGAGTAGAACAAAAACTCTATCTGAGGAGCAATATAATAAGATACTACAAAACCTTATACAACAGGGATTCGATCCATCAAAATTAATAATCGATCCCTGGGAAAAATACGAGTAATTTATTATGCAACTACAAGAAAAATTCCTGTATACAGCAAAAGAGTCCAAGAAAAAAGTCGCTGTTATCGATAAAACCTTAAATAAAGAATATACTTATGACAAGCTTTTAATCGCTTCCCTGATCTTTAAGAACATCATAAAAAAATATCCTGAAAAATATATTGGAATAATGATTCCAACTTCAGCCGCAGCTTTCATCTCGATAATCGCAACATTAATGGCTGACAAAATACCGGTGATGATAAACTATGCAACGCTTGCTTCACAGAACTGCATGTATGCCCAGGATAAAATTGGATTCAGTACAATTCTTACGAGTAGAAAGCTCCTTGAAAAACTCGGCCAAAAACCAGTCGCTGGAATGATCTTTCTGGAAGACATACGAACAGAAATTTCGCTACCAATGAAACTGAATGCATTGTTTTTATCAAAATTACCGATCTCATCGATACAGAAGAAAATACATCATGGCAGCGATGATGAAACGTCCGTAATCATCTTTACCAGTGGGAGTGAGAAAGAGCCAAAAGCAGTCCAGCTCTCTCATGCAAACATCATGCACCAGCTGGTAACTTTTCCTAAAATATTTAATATTACTTCTGAAGATATTTTCCTTCAAAACCTTCCTGTATTTCATATCTTTGGTTTTACATTGTTCTGGCTCGCACTCTCTGCTGGTTCATCAATGGTTACGCATGCAAATCCGCTCGAATATAGGAATATTGTTAATTCAATTAAGAAGTACGGAGCTACTATAGTTTTTGGAACACCTACTTTCTATTATGGCTATCTCAAACAATCAGAGCCTGGGGATTTCAAAACAATCCGCTATTTAATTGCTGGAGCAGATAAAGTGAGTCAGCATCTTCGTGAAGGTTTTAAGACAAAGCATAATATCGATCTACTCGAAGGCTATGGTACAACAGAGACAAGTCCCGTTGTTTCTTCGAACACTCCGGAAGAGAACAAACCCGGAAGTGTTGGTAAGATCATTCACGACATGCAGGTCAAGATTGTACATTGCGAAACAGGTAAAGAGCTACCCTTCGGCGAATTGGGAGAAATACTTGTAAAAGGACCGTCTGTTATGAAGGGATATTACGGTGATATCGAGGAGACGACTCTTCGTTTGAAGAACGGCTGGTATGAAACCGGGGATATGGGCTTGATCGATGAAGACGGCTTCCTTTGGCACAAGGGTCGGCTCAAACGTTTCGTCAAGATCGGGGGAGAGATGATCTCTTTGGTTAAAGTTGAAGAAGTCCTTGAAAAATATCTTCCGGATGATATTCTCTTTTGTGTTGTTGATGTCCCGGATGAACGAAAAGGTTCAGAAATCGTTGCAGCACTTACCACAAAAGAGATCGATTTTAAGACAATAAAAAAGAAAATGCAATCAGAGCTCCCATCTATTGCAATTCCTAAAGAATTTTATGTAATAGAAAATATCCCGACTATGGGAAGCGGAAAAGTTGATTTTCTGCGTGTCGAGAAATTATGCAGAGAACTCAGGAAGATACGAAAATGAAAAAAATAATAGTAGCCTTATTCCTACTCGTTATCTTTTTGATCGCAGCATGTAAAGAGGAAACCATGGAACCTTTAAAGACAGTTGATTATGTGGACATTGAATGCTTTATGGGAGACTGGTATGTGATCGCCATCATTCCTAACTTCATAGAAAAAGATGCCGTGAACGGCATCGAGTCATACACCCTTCTGGATAATAACAGAGTTCAGATAGATTATATCTTCAGAAAAAATAGTGCTGATGGAAAACAAAAGCATCTCAAACCAAAAGCATGGATCTATAACACCCAAACAAATTCAGAATGGCGCGTTCAATTTATCTGGCCAATAAAAGTTCCCTACCTCATCATCGATCTTGCTGAAGATTATTCCTATACCGTTATCGGAGAACCAAGCAGAAAATTCGTTTGGATCATGTCACGAAAACCCACATTAGAAGATGAAACATATGAGAACATCATACAAAAACTCAGCCAGGTTGGATATGATGCCTCAAAAATAAGAAAGATGCCACAAATATGGGACTAAATATCTTACGTATCCTTTTATTATTAATCTTTATCCCCTTTTTACAGAGTGCAGCTGATACCTTCTCTGCAGAGGTTTACAAACAGGACACTGATCCTCCGTTGCTGCTTTATTATCAATATAATGATTATGAAATTCAAGGTGAAACCGAAGTATTATCTCACTATTATCTTCTACCAGACAGCTCTGAAGCTGTAACAGAAAAAGCTATCCTTAGAGATGGAAAATTATGGAAATACAATTCTAATTTCTATGTAACAGATGAATTTAGCGAAATTATTGTATCTGACGACGAAATATCAATCTCTTATATGAATAATGGAAAAACAAAATCAAAGACATTTCCCTTTAATGACAAGCTCCTTGTTGGGCCTTTGTTCGTGGAATACCTTGTAAGTAAATGGGACGAACTCATTACCGGCGAGACGGTGAAATTTAGACTGCCTGCATCCGACCTTTTAACAACTGCTGGATTCTACCTGAAAAAAATCGAGAATTCACCTTACGAAAAACCAGGTACAGT
The sequence above is a segment of the Candidatus Cloacimonadota bacterium genome. Coding sequences within it:
- a CDS encoding DMT family transporter, with product MNIPYFGEILSLICAIVWAAAIMFFRKSGETTKPFALNFFKNTVASILFILTSLVLGKEILRSAPMNDYLILIVSGVVGIAFADTIYFSSLNILGAGISTVVNTLFNPFVIGLSFIFLGEKLSIIQLMGASLIILAIGITTIRISSFEITKKKLALGIFLGVLSVLAMAGSVIIAKPILDNSPIIWCTEIRLIAGTIVMAIIGLFHPQKRLIFGTLKPSKEWKHMIPGTFLGAYLAMVIWLAGLKFAYASVATAINQTSVIFVFIFAAIFLKERFTFRKFLGLILSFGGIVLVTIG
- a CDS encoding TonB-dependent receptor — encoded protein: MKKVLIVLLVSFFMFTSLAFAAGAGNLAGKVTNEKTGDAIADANVYVEGTEYGMLTRNNGTFLLKNIPEGTYTVAVSYLGYELQKKEVVIKDGLTSTINFTLMIKDIGISGMTVFADRAESTTPIAYTDVPKEDIVMDLGSRDLPLVLKSSPSVYSTDQGGGAGDARVNIRGFNQRNVAIMINGVPVNDMENGWVYWSNWDGLSDATSSIQVQRGLSAVNLAVPSIGGTMNIITDPTQMTSGVNLKQEYGAGNFRKTTLVGNTGMVDDKYALSFALVRKQGDGVANGAWTDAYAYYLASAYNINDNNRLELYAVGAPQRHGQRRYLQNIATFSHKEAKKLSGLSPNATQQWLDTFNDMGWLYNQNWNTMNSSYDGEQYFDGERHERYSYSFLNEIENYYHKPQVNLNWYSKMSDKLNFYSTVYYSGGKGGGTGTFGSMKWDYSGTTRRVDWDATIANNEANDDGSKGILRNSVNTQWTIGGILKAEYEVNQELKTLFGLDWRTAEVKHYREVRDLLGGEYYYWDGDEFDTGDHHKILGDKVDYNNTNTINWLAGFAQGEYKAGPLTAFGSAGLSMVKYTFTNHFMKDPDAPTKEMETKTDWITGFQVKGGLSYIVMPELGVFGNAGYISKPPIFDEVIDDSDGSLAPDPKNEKIMSGEAGFSWVGLDGDLNIKTGGYYTLWKDQVYRQWVQTDTSGTEEPLFISGLNSSHMGVELEASYQPMDLVKFQLNASKGFWKYTDDIEAVLKQYGGVNDTIRLYVKDLKVGNQPQTQLSLAATVYPIDGLEAKIVGKYFRDFWSAWNPQNRDDPNDRKQSWKLPNFYTIDLHLLYDLPTIVKGVRFTFFAHVFNLLDEIYIQDATDNSAYSCWGSWGAGGTPKYPHTASAAEVFFGPRRSINLGVEIGL
- a CDS encoding lipocalin family protein encodes the protein MILPCVLFAETTLQVVSQIDINKYLGTWYEIARYPNGFQKNCERSWVKYSLRDDGNIEVLNRCFKFDGNISKIKGKAWIYEKNTNAKLKVQFFWPFYSNYWIIDIGDTYEYAVVSEPKRKFLWILSRTKTLSEEQYNKILQNLIQQGFDPSKLIIDPWEKYE
- a CDS encoding AMP-binding protein, which gives rise to MQLQEKFLYTAKESKKKVAVIDKTLNKEYTYDKLLIASLIFKNIIKKYPEKYIGIMIPTSAAAFISIIATLMADKIPVMINYATLASQNCMYAQDKIGFSTILTSRKLLEKLGQKPVAGMIFLEDIRTEISLPMKLNALFLSKLPISSIQKKIHHGSDDETSVIIFTSGSEKEPKAVQLSHANIMHQLVTFPKIFNITSEDIFLQNLPVFHIFGFTLFWLALSAGSSMVTHANPLEYRNIVNSIKKYGATIVFGTPTFYYGYLKQSEPGDFKTIRYLIAGADKVSQHLREGFKTKHNIDLLEGYGTTETSPVVSSNTPEENKPGSVGKIIHDMQVKIVHCETGKELPFGELGEILVKGPSVMKGYYGDIEETTLRLKNGWYETGDMGLIDEDGFLWHKGRLKRFVKIGGEMISLVKVEEVLEKYLPDDILFCVVDVPDERKGSEIVAALTTKEIDFKTIKKKMQSELPSIAIPKEFYVIENIPTMGSGKVDFLRVEKLCRELRKIRK
- a CDS encoding lipocalin family protein, giving the protein MKKIIVALFLLVIFLIAACKEETMEPLKTVDYVDIECFMGDWYVIAIIPNFIEKDAVNGIESYTLLDNNRVQIDYIFRKNSADGKQKHLKPKAWIYNTQTNSEWRVQFIWPIKVPYLIIDLAEDYSYTVIGEPSRKFVWIMSRKPTLEDETYENIIQKLSQVGYDASKIRKMPQIWD